From Brachionichthys hirsutus isolate HB-005 chromosome 16, CSIRO-AGI_Bhir_v1, whole genome shotgun sequence, a single genomic window includes:
- the dnase1 gene encoding deoxyribonuclease-1, whose protein sequence is MRVVVCALGACLALLHLSSALLLGAFNIKSFGDKKASNITLMDIISTIVHRYDIILIQEVRDSDLSATRKLMEHVNKGAPQFRYSHIVSEPLGRSSYKERYLFLYREQTVSVAKNYTYNDDHGVCGTDTFMREPFVVMFSSKHTVVQNFTLIPQHTSPDSAVEEVDALYDVVNDVFRRWKNNDIVLLGDFNAGCSYVTDSEWEKIRLFTDKSFHWLIPGEADTTVTHTDCPYDRIVVTTDMMRGVAQGSPEVYNYMEDLGLSHDLALAVSDHFPVEVTLSEKRRSRVFNRPPC, encoded by the exons ATGCGTGTCGTCGTGTGTGCTCTGGGTGCGTGTCTGGCCCTGCTGCATCTTTCCAGCGCTCTGCTGCTGGGAGCCTTTAACATCAAGTCATTCGGAGACAAGAAAGCCTCCAACATCACTCTGATGGACATCATCAGCACG ATTGTTCATCGCTATGACATCATTCTGATCCAGGAGGTGAGAGACAGTGATCTGTCAGCAACCCGAAAACTCATGGAGCACGTCAACAA AGGGGCGCCCCAGTTCAGGTACAGTCACATTGTCAGTGAGCCTCTGGGCCGCAGCTCCTACAAGGAGAGATATCTCTTTCTTTACAG GGAGCAGACAGTGTCCGTGGCTAAAAACTACACCTATAATGATGACCATGGGGTCTGTGGGACGGACACTTTCATGAGAGAACCCTTCGTCGTTATGTTCTCCTCCAAACATACCG TTGTGCAGAACTTTACACTGATCCCTCAGCACACCTCTCCAGACTCAGCTGTGGAGGAAGTGGATGCCCTCTATGACGTGGTCAATGATGTCTTCAGGCGCTGGAAGAACAAC GACATTGTGTTGCTGGGAGACTTCAATGCCGGCTGCAGTTATGTAACGGACTCAGAATGGGAGAAGATCCGCCTCTTCACTGACAAGAGTTTTCACTGGCTGATCCCTGGTGAAGCAGACACTACAGTGACACACACGGATTGCCCATACGacag GATCGTTGTCACCACCGACATGATGAGGGGAGTGGCGCAAGGCAGCCCGGAGGTCTACAACTACATGGAGGACCTGGGTCTCAGCCACGACCTG GCTCTGGCTGTTAGTGACCATTTCCCAGTGGAGGTGACGCTGTCTGAGAAGCGACGGTCACGCGTCTTCAACAGGCCTCCATGCTGA
- the eci1 gene encoding enoyl-CoA delta isomerase 1, mitochondrial — protein MAMQRNSSTSSKIKLDFDQSTGVSVMHLQSPPVNSLSLDFLTEICITLEKLEMDKSCRGLIITSKQPKVFSAGLDIMEMYRKSPEHYAEFWKSVQEMWLKLYGCSMATIAAINGSCPAGGCLLSIACDYRIMGDNPRYSIGLNETLLGIVAPFWFKDNMVNTVGHRNTEMALQLGKLYNSSEALKIGLVDQLVAEDQILTAATETMAKWLAIPDHARQLTKSMMRKPTLDKLISNREDDIQHFVNFISKDSIQKSLGIYLEMLKKRKS, from the exons AAGCACGG GCGTGAGCGTGATGCACCTGCAGAGTCCACCGGTCAACAGCCTCAGTTTAGATTTCCTTACAGAGATCTGCATCACCCTGGAGAAGCTGGAGATGGATAAGAGCTGCAGAGGTCTCATCATCACCTCG AAACAGCCAAAGGTGTTCTCGGCGGGGCTGGACATCATGGAGATGTACAGGAAGAGTCCAGAACACTACGCAGAGTTCTGGAAATCCGTTCAGGAGATGTGGCTGAAGCTCTACGGCTGCAGCATGGCCACTATAGCTGCGATCAAT ggttcCTGTCCTGCAGGCGGCTGTCTGCTGAGCATTGCTTGTGACTACAGGATAATGGGAGACAACCCTCGTTACAGCATTGGCCTCAATGAGACGCTGCTCGGCATCGTCGCCCCCTTTTG GTTTAAGGACAACATGGTCAACACAGTTGGCCATCGAAATACGGAGATGGCTCTGCAGCTGGGGAAGCTCTACAACTCATCAGAGGCCCTGAAGATTGGATTGGTGGACCAGCTGGTAGCTGAAGACCAGATCCTCACTGCAGCCACGGAGACTATGGCCAAGTGGTTGGCTATTCCAG ATCACGCCAGACAGTTAACCAAGTCCATGATGAGGAAGCCAACGCTCGACAAGCTCATTTCCAACCGAGAAGACGACATCCAACACTTTGTCAACTTCATCAGCAAAGACTCCATTCAGAAGTCTCTTGGAATATATCTGGAGATGCTTAAAAAGAGAAAGAGCTGA